A stretch of Lewinella sp. 4G2 DNA encodes these proteins:
- the hppD gene encoding 4-hydroxyphenylpyruvate dioxygenase yields the protein MNPTIPATDAHSTDVIATDNFPLLGTDYVHLYVGNSRQAAHFYISAMGFQPLAYRGLSSGAKDTESYVVVQDKIRLILTSPLQPGTEVGRLHDLHGDTVRCVALWVEDAKWSFETAVERGAVPVSEPSVSSDEHGTCVRAQIQTFGDTIHEFVERKNYNGTFLPGYEAWEPAYRAEPVGLKFIDHMVSNVGLGEMNTWVNWYADVMDFKQLICFDDKDISTKYTALMSKVMSNGNGRVKFPINEPAPGLKKSQIEEYLEFHNGPGIQHIAVATDDVISTVTALRDRGIEFLRVPDSYYDTLLERVGDIDEDLEPLRKLGILVDRDDEGYLLQIFTKPVQPRPTVFFEIIQRKGATSFGKGNFKALFEAIEREQALRGTL from the coding sequence ATGAACCCTACCATCCCCGCTACTGACGCCCATTCTACCGACGTGATTGCTACCGACAACTTCCCCCTGCTCGGTACGGATTACGTCCACCTCTACGTTGGAAATTCCCGCCAGGCGGCTCACTTCTACATCTCGGCGATGGGCTTCCAACCCCTGGCTTACCGCGGGCTGAGCTCCGGGGCGAAGGATACGGAGAGTTACGTGGTGGTCCAGGATAAGATCCGCCTCATTCTCACCTCCCCCCTCCAGCCCGGTACGGAGGTTGGGCGCTTGCACGATCTCCACGGGGATACCGTCCGGTGCGTAGCCCTTTGGGTGGAGGACGCGAAATGGTCGTTCGAGACTGCCGTTGAACGAGGGGCAGTACCCGTCTCCGAGCCCAGCGTCAGCTCCGACGAACACGGCACCTGCGTCCGCGCCCAAATTCAAACCTTCGGCGACACCATCCACGAATTCGTAGAACGGAAGAACTACAACGGCACCTTCCTGCCCGGCTACGAAGCCTGGGAACCCGCCTACCGCGCCGAACCCGTCGGCCTGAAATTTATTGACCACATGGTGAGCAACGTGGGCCTCGGCGAGATGAACACCTGGGTAAATTGGTACGCCGACGTGATGGATTTCAAGCAACTGATCTGTTTCGACGATAAGGACATCTCCACCAAGTACACCGCCCTGATGAGCAAGGTGATGAGCAACGGCAACGGCCGCGTCAAGTTCCCCATCAACGAGCCGGCACCGGGCCTGAAAAAGAGCCAGATCGAGGAGTACCTCGAGTTCCACAACGGCCCCGGCATCCAACATATCGCCGTGGCGACCGACGACGTAATCAGCACCGTAACCGCCCTGCGCGACCGCGGTATCGAATTCCTTCGCGTACCGGATAGCTACTACGATACCCTCCTCGAACGCGTCGGCGATATCGACGAGGACCTCGAACCCCTCCGCAAACTTGGTATCCTCGTGGACCGCGACGACGAAGGCTACCTCCTCCAGATCTTTACCAAACCCGTCCAGCCTCGGCCGACGGTCTTTTTCGAAATCATCCAACGCAAGGGTGCGACGAGTTTCGGCAAGGGGAACTTCAAGGCGCTCTTCGAAGCGATTGAGCGGGAGCAGGCTTTGCGGGGAACGCTTTAA
- a CDS encoding Gfo/Idh/MocA family protein, producing MDKFNWAILGLGNIAGKFAEDLPLIEGAHLAAVGSRSLERAQAFADNHGAEYAAGTYAGIFEGPRIDAVYIATPHVQHLELTLMCLERGVPVLCEKPLGLNLSEVEEMVAKARSTGTYLMEALWTRFLPSTLKVQELIASGAIGEVLSVRSDFGFRANDLEVALSPTSLAPAAAPNLARNRILNPDLGGGALLDIGIYPQFLSQFLLGEPTEINAVARLSPQGVDLDTSVTCHHAGGQLSHNYSTVLGRTKTEALILGTTGSIHWHPRWHEPSSFSILRGKNDPPENFYFDYGGANGYKYEAEAVMADVRAGRSENALWGLEDSLALHRTLTAIRTIIGLRYPQG from the coding sequence ATGGATAAATTCAATTGGGCCATCCTGGGTTTGGGCAACATCGCGGGAAAGTTTGCCGAAGACCTTCCCCTCATCGAAGGAGCTCACCTCGCCGCGGTCGGCAGCCGTTCACTGGAACGGGCGCAGGCCTTTGCGGATAACCACGGAGCGGAGTACGCCGCCGGCACCTACGCGGGCATCTTCGAAGGGCCTCGGATTGATGCGGTCTACATCGCCACCCCACACGTCCAACACCTAGAGTTAACGCTGATGTGTTTGGAGCGGGGCGTCCCAGTCCTGTGCGAGAAACCTCTTGGCCTCAACCTTTCCGAGGTAGAGGAGATGGTGGCGAAGGCCCGGTCCACCGGCACCTATTTGATGGAGGCTTTGTGGACGCGTTTTCTCCCCTCCACGCTGAAGGTGCAGGAACTCATTGCTTCCGGAGCGATTGGGGAAGTGCTGTCGGTCCGGTCCGATTTTGGCTTTCGGGCGAATGATTTGGAGGTGGCCCTCTCCCCCACTTCCTTAGCACCCGCGGCAGCGCCCAATTTGGCCCGCAACAGAATTTTAAACCCCGATTTAGGTGGCGGCGCGCTGCTGGATATTGGCATTTACCCGCAATTCCTCTCCCAATTTTTGTTGGGTGAACCGACGGAAATTAACGCCGTGGCCCGCCTCTCGCCCCAGGGCGTGGATTTGGATACGTCCGTAACCTGTCACCACGCCGGCGGGCAACTGAGCCATAATTATAGTACGGTACTGGGCCGCACGAAAACGGAAGCCCTGATCTTAGGGACGACCGGCAGCATCCACTGGCACCCGCGCTGGCACGAGCCGAGTAGCTTCAGTATCCTCCGTGGCAAAAATGACCCGCCGGAGAATTTCTATTTCGACTACGGTGGCGCGAATGGGTATAAGTACGAAGCGGAGGCGGTGATGGCGGATGTACGGGCCGGGCGTTCGGAGAATGCGCTTTGGGGCTTGGAGGATTCTTTGGCTTTGCATCGGACGCTGACCGCAATCAGGACTATTATTGGCTTGCGTTATCCTCAGGGATAG
- a CDS encoding DUF3368 domain-containing protein → MIIIADSSPIIALIGIQRLDLLRDLFDTVIITDVVRGEIYHSLPDWIQVETNYSKTLYESFRERLDAGEASALAIASDIDDARLIIDEIKGRKQAASLSISFIGTIGLVILAKQRGLIKNGKDVLQDLVDDGFWLSDTLFEKALLAMGESA, encoded by the coding sequence ATGATAATTATTGCAGATAGTAGCCCGATCATCGCGCTAATCGGCATACAGAGACTGGATTTACTGCGAGATTTATTTGATACGGTCATCATTACAGATGTAGTGAGAGGTGAAATTTATCATAGTCTGCCAGATTGGATTCAGGTAGAGACTAACTATTCCAAAACTCTTTACGAATCGTTTCGTGAGCGTCTCGATGCAGGTGAAGCAAGCGCTCTTGCGATAGCGAGTGATATAGATGACGCGCGGCTAATCATAGATGAAATCAAAGGTCGCAAGCAGGCGGCCAGTTTATCGATCTCCTTCATTGGCACCATCGGCTTAGTAATTCTCGCTAAGCAGCGGGGCCTGATCAAGAACGGTAAAGACGTTCTTCAGGATTTGGTCGATGATGGGTTCTGGCTTTCTGATACCTTATTCGAAAAAGCTTTGCTGGCGATGGGCGAATCTGCCTAA
- a CDS encoding UPF0175 family protein, producing the protein MSINIHVPDNVHLSEKEIKMSLAAKLYGDQRISLAQGAEIVGITKEEFMRGLGDQGVSFVQYEVQEELDNLSEF; encoded by the coding sequence ATGAGCATAAATATTCACGTGCCGGATAACGTCCATCTTTCCGAAAAGGAGATCAAGATGTCGCTCGCCGCAAAGTTGTACGGCGACCAGAGGATCTCTTTAGCGCAGGGTGCCGAAATCGTTGGGATCACCAAGGAGGAATTTATGCGTGGCCTCGGAGATCAGGGCGTGTCTTTTGTACAATATGAAGTACAAGAGGAGTTAGATAATCTATCGGAATTCTAA
- a CDS encoding branched-chain amino acid aminotransferase, whose translation MTVTTPSIHVEKVQQSRVSTVDWDNLPFGKIFSDHMFVSDYKDGEWTNDRIVPFGHFTIHPASMVLHYGQAIFEGMKASKLDDGTPALLSPGDHAKRINASARRLMMAEFPEDRFVEAVSQLVSLDRDWIPPAEGSALYLRPYMFATDEFIGVRPSETYRFCIFTAPVGPYYAKPVRLVVEQDFVRAVPGGTGEAKAAGNYAASLLPAHLAQKKGFDQVVWMGGPNMTQIQEVGTMNIFFVIDGEVITPAEDGAILKGITKKNFITILRDKGYTVTERVIEIDEIVAAHEAGTLQEMFGAGTAAVVSHVAELQYGDKLMTLPAVEDRKIGPMLKKYIDGLRTGKVADKFGWIVKL comes from the coding sequence ATGACCGTCACCACGCCATCGATCCACGTAGAAAAAGTACAGCAGAGCCGCGTGTCCACCGTGGATTGGGACAACCTCCCCTTCGGCAAGATTTTCTCGGACCACATGTTCGTCAGTGACTATAAGGACGGCGAGTGGACGAACGACCGCATCGTTCCCTTCGGTCATTTCACCATCCACCCAGCGAGCATGGTGCTGCACTACGGGCAGGCCATTTTTGAAGGGATGAAGGCCAGCAAACTGGACGACGGCACACCCGCGCTCCTCAGCCCCGGCGACCACGCCAAGCGCATCAACGCCAGCGCCCGCCGCCTCATGATGGCGGAGTTCCCCGAGGACCGGTTCGTCGAGGCCGTCAGCCAATTGGTGTCCCTCGATCGTGATTGGATCCCACCGGCGGAAGGAAGCGCCCTTTACCTCCGTCCCTACATGTTTGCGACGGATGAATTCATCGGCGTGCGCCCGAGTGAGACTTACCGGTTCTGCATCTTTACGGCGCCGGTTGGTCCGTACTACGCCAAACCGGTTCGTTTGGTGGTGGAGCAGGATTTTGTCCGCGCCGTCCCTGGTGGCACGGGTGAAGCGAAGGCGGCTGGTAACTACGCGGCGAGCCTCTTACCCGCTCACCTAGCCCAGAAGAAGGGATTTGACCAGGTCGTCTGGATGGGTGGCCCCAACATGACCCAGATCCAGGAAGTCGGCACTATGAATATCTTCTTCGTCATCGACGGCGAGGTCATCACTCCGGCTGAAGACGGTGCGATCCTGAAGGGGATTACCAAGAAGAATTTCATTACCATTCTCCGCGATAAGGGATACACCGTTACGGAGCGCGTCATCGAGATTGACGAGATCGTAGCCGCGCACGAAGCCGGTACGCTACAGGAGATGTTCGGTGCGGGTACTGCCGCCGTGGTCAGCCACGTAGCGGAGTTACAGTACGGCGATAAATTGATGACGTTGCCGGCCGTTGAAGACCGCAAGATTGGCCCAATGCTGAAGAAATACATCGACGGACTGCGGACGGGTAAGGTGGCGGATAAGTTTGGGTGGATTGTGAAGCTGTAG
- a CDS encoding SDR family NAD(P)-dependent oxidoreductase, translating to MSSLANKVALVTGASRGIGAATAEHLAAEGAAVAITYNRSAEEAEQVVARIKAAGGTAKAFQSDAGNPEDNAALIEAVIAAFGQLDILVNNAGVFVGGSIERGDLDVLTKNYTVNVQGVYATTLAAIPHLKSGGRIINIGSVTGMKGTALFSAYGATKAAVASLTQCWAKELGPRNITVNTIHPGSVDTYMNPADGEYADAQRASNVFNRYGKPSEIATVVTFLAGPGASFITGASIPVDGGYTA from the coding sequence ATGTCCAGTTTAGCCAATAAAGTTGCCCTTGTCACCGGTGCTTCCCGCGGGATCGGTGCCGCCACCGCCGAGCACTTAGCCGCCGAGGGCGCGGCCGTTGCCATCACTTACAACCGGAGCGCGGAGGAGGCCGAGCAGGTCGTCGCCAGGATCAAAGCAGCGGGTGGAACGGCCAAAGCTTTCCAATCGGACGCCGGTAACCCGGAGGACAACGCGGCCCTCATCGAAGCCGTGATCGCGGCCTTCGGCCAGTTGGACATCCTCGTCAACAACGCAGGCGTATTTGTCGGCGGATCCATCGAGCGCGGCGATCTCGACGTGCTTACCAAAAACTACACAGTCAACGTTCAGGGCGTTTACGCCACTACACTTGCGGCGATTCCCCACCTGAAGTCGGGTGGCCGCATCATCAATATTGGCTCGGTGACGGGCATGAAGGGTACGGCGCTCTTCAGCGCTTACGGTGCCACGAAGGCCGCCGTCGCTTCCCTCACCCAGTGTTGGGCCAAGGAGTTGGGGCCGCGCAACATCACCGTCAACACCATCCATCCCGGCAGCGTGGACACCTACATGAACCCCGCCGACGGTGAGTACGCCGACGCGCAACGGGCCAGCAACGTCTTCAACCGCTACGGCAAACCCTCCGAGATCGCCACGGTCGTCACTTTCCTGGCCGGCCCCGGCGCCTCCTTCATCACCGGCGCTAGTATCCCGGTGGATGGTGGTTATACAGCGTAA
- a CDS encoding transposase, with translation MSTKNRKIRPTKRYGECFKRARVKDFEEGTFSVKQMVQLYGVSYQTIYNWIAKYSSMAKKNAVIVEVPNSQTAKLAELQRQLAEQQALLGRMAIQLDHKTRMLAIYEEEMPEFKKKAASTLRSADSSSKKKSQ, from the coding sequence ATGTCAACAAAAAATCGGAAGATCCGTCCCACCAAGCGCTACGGCGAGTGCTTCAAACGAGCCCGCGTCAAAGATTTTGAGGAGGGCACCTTTAGTGTCAAGCAAATGGTCCAGCTTTACGGCGTATCTTATCAAACGATCTACAACTGGATCGCTAAATACAGTAGCATGGCCAAGAAGAATGCCGTTATCGTCGAAGTCCCCAATAGTCAAACTGCTAAGCTTGCAGAACTGCAACGTCAGCTCGCCGAACAGCAAGCCCTCCTCGGTCGGATGGCCATTCAACTTGACCACAAAACGAGAATGCTGGCCATTTACGAAGAGGAGATGCCGGAGTTCAAAAAAAAAGCTGCTTCCACACTGCGCTCAGCCGACTCTTCGAGCAAAAAGAAGAGCCAATGA
- a CDS encoding IS3 family transposase: MTKQTIYLALGVSRQAHAAFGKRRAKHEDAMNGAESQLKLLRREHPGLGLQKAWSMLRPRHISRNAFCREMTRRGYALVRKRNYVRVTRSGSYRYPNLIKELIINGVNQVWQSDTTYYRINNSFYYITFIIDVYSRQIVGVHTSKHLLATANIAALESAFRQCGQSDLQGLIFHSDGGSQYRSRQFVERLRSRGISSSMCDVALDNAYAERLNGVIKQEYLDHWQPKDFDQLKRLVNRAVKHYNTKRIHGRLPLRSSPKAFVAGWRSDQPGYRYALLIKDGQGVNEDLCPTVVKYLPTPGKYAREGRGQILPAGVKYLTEEKFKNRRA; encoded by the coding sequence ATGACGAAGCAAACGATCTATTTAGCCTTGGGCGTTAGTCGACAAGCTCACGCTGCTTTTGGGAAGCGCCGAGCTAAGCACGAGGATGCCATGAACGGAGCTGAGTCTCAGTTAAAACTGTTGCGCAGAGAACACCCCGGCCTGGGCCTACAGAAAGCCTGGAGTATGCTACGGCCGCGGCATATCTCGCGCAACGCATTCTGCCGTGAGATGACCCGGCGTGGCTATGCCCTAGTCCGTAAACGCAACTACGTGCGGGTAACCCGATCGGGGTCCTATCGCTATCCTAATTTAATTAAAGAACTGATTATCAATGGGGTTAACCAAGTATGGCAGAGCGATACGACGTACTATCGCATCAACAATAGCTTTTACTACATCACCTTCATCATTGACGTTTATAGCCGTCAGATTGTAGGTGTCCATACGAGTAAACACCTACTGGCAACGGCAAACATCGCTGCCTTGGAAAGCGCTTTTCGCCAGTGTGGTCAGTCAGATCTACAGGGTCTCATCTTCCACAGCGATGGTGGTTCGCAGTATCGTAGTCGTCAGTTCGTCGAACGACTGCGTAGCAGAGGCATCTCAAGTAGTATGTGCGACGTAGCGCTGGACAATGCTTACGCTGAACGCCTCAACGGTGTGATCAAACAAGAGTACCTCGACCACTGGCAACCCAAAGACTTTGACCAGCTAAAGCGCCTGGTAAACAGAGCCGTGAAGCACTATAACACCAAACGGATCCACGGAAGGTTGCCGTTGCGAAGCAGTCCCAAAGCCTTTGTGGCCGGCTGGCGATCGGATCAGCCAGGCTACCGCTATGCGCTCTTGATCAAGGACGGCCAGGGAGTGAATGAAGACCTGTGCCCAACCGTCGTGAAGTATTTACCCACGCCCGGCAAGTATGCCCGTGAGGGGCGTGGGCAAATACTCCCCGCCGGTGTCAAGTACCTAACTGAGGAAAAATTTAAAAACCGTCGTGCGTAA
- a CDS encoding Lrp/AsnC family transcriptional regulator has translation MTTNSIDETDLTILKLLQENAKKTAKEIAAQLHLTPSPVYERIKRLERQGYIERYVAILNKRKFDLPVTAFCQVSMRYHEKSFIEKFEAQIRELPEVQECYHMAGRVDFILKVNSKSLDDYHDFIRYKLTLIENIGEINSSFVLKDIKHTSEINI, from the coding sequence ATGACAACTAATTCAATCGACGAAACCGATCTCACCATCCTGAAACTCCTACAGGAAAACGCCAAGAAGACGGCCAAGGAGATCGCCGCGCAGTTGCACCTGACCCCGTCCCCGGTTTACGAACGGATCAAACGATTGGAACGGCAGGGCTACATCGAGCGGTACGTGGCCATTCTGAACAAAAGGAAGTTTGACCTGCCGGTCACCGCTTTCTGCCAGGTATCGATGCGGTACCATGAGAAATCCTTCATTGAAAAGTTTGAGGCCCAAATTCGGGAGTTGCCCGAAGTGCAGGAGTGCTACCACATGGCGGGGCGGGTGGACTTCATTCTAAAAGTCAACAGCAAAAGCCTGGATGATTACCACGACTTCATCCGCTACAAACTCACCCTGATTGAGAACATTGGGGAGATCAATTCTTCCTTTGTGCTGAAGGATATCAAGCATACTTCGGAGATCAATATCTGA
- a CDS encoding NAD-dependent epimerase/dehydratase family protein: MKDCSILVTGACGQLGSVLVPALRKRYGIRNVVASDLRLCPQITGPFELLDATDLDAMTTIVRKYRIKRIFHLAAILSASGEAKPVRTYQTNMNAWLNVLEVARHEGVERVFYPSSIAVFGPAAPLDKTPNDVCLDPLTAYGISKASGENWGQYYFKRYGLDVRSLRYPGVIGHQSDPGGGTTDYAVDIFHAAAQGKRFTCFLEADEALPMIYIDDAIRSTLEIMEAPADRIRSRTSYNLSGASFTPAQLAEAIRKVRPDFTIDYRPDYRQAIAAGWPNSINDRPAREDWGWQPDFDLERIVQTMIEALDVRYNGSLNLQPGTNLTSLLPTG; this comes from the coding sequence ATGAAAGATTGCAGCATTCTCGTCACTGGCGCCTGCGGCCAATTGGGCAGTGTACTCGTACCGGCTCTGCGGAAACGCTACGGTATACGAAACGTGGTGGCCTCCGATTTACGCCTCTGCCCCCAGATTACCGGACCATTTGAGTTGCTGGATGCTACCGACTTGGATGCGATGACCACCATTGTGAGGAAGTACCGAATCAAGCGGATCTTCCACCTGGCCGCCATCCTTTCGGCGAGTGGGGAAGCGAAGCCGGTCCGGACCTACCAGACTAACATGAATGCCTGGTTGAACGTCCTCGAAGTCGCCCGCCACGAAGGTGTGGAGCGGGTCTTCTACCCCAGCTCTATTGCCGTATTCGGCCCCGCCGCTCCGTTAGATAAAACCCCAAACGATGTTTGCCTCGATCCACTCACGGCTTACGGGATCAGCAAAGCTTCCGGGGAAAATTGGGGGCAGTACTACTTTAAGCGCTACGGGCTCGACGTGCGGTCTCTCCGCTACCCCGGCGTCATCGGCCACCAATCAGATCCGGGTGGCGGGACTACGGATTATGCGGTCGATATCTTCCACGCCGCCGCGCAGGGTAAACGCTTCACCTGTTTTCTGGAGGCCGACGAAGCGCTCCCGATGATCTACATTGACGACGCCATCCGTTCCACCCTCGAAATAATGGAAGCTCCGGCTGACCGGATTCGGTCCCGCACCTCCTACAATCTCTCCGGTGCATCCTTCACCCCCGCTCAGTTAGCGGAAGCCATTAGGAAGGTTCGCCCCGATTTCACGATCGATTACCGGCCGGATTACCGCCAGGCCATCGCCGCCGGTTGGCCCAATTCCATAAATGACCGTCCAGCGCGGGAGGATTGGGGCTGGCAACCGGATTTTGACCTGGAGCGAATCGTTCAAACCATGATCGAAGCGCTCGACGTTCGGTACAACGGCAGCTTAAACCTGCAGCCCGGCACCAACCTTACCTCTCTACTCCCTACCGGCTAA
- the kbl gene encoding glycine C-acetyltransferase, which translates to MFTFKEDLQQELNEMREAGVYKAERVITTPQGPEIDTTSTHDVLNFCANNYLGLSSHPALLEASKATIDTHGFGLSSVRFICGTQDIHKELERKTAAFLGMEDCILYAAAFDANGGLFEPILTKEDAIISDALNHASIIDGIRLCKAARYRYDHNDMASLEEQLKAASGARRKLIVTDGSFSMDGTIAQLDKICDLADNYGALVMVDECHSTGFIGKTGRGVHEYCDVMGRVDIITGTYGKALGGASGGFTAARKEIVDILRQRSRPYLFSNTLAPSIVGASIKAIDMLSESTALRDKLAANTKYFREGMTKAGFDIIPGDHPIVPVMLYDAPLAQQYASRLLEEGIYVIGFFYPVVPKGKARIRVQLSAAHEQAHLDRAIAAFVKVGQELSVLA; encoded by the coding sequence ATGTTTACTTTCAAAGAAGACCTCCAGCAAGAACTCAACGAGATGCGGGAAGCCGGCGTCTACAAGGCCGAACGGGTGATCACCACCCCACAGGGGCCAGAGATTGATACGACCAGTACTCACGACGTCCTCAACTTTTGCGCCAATAATTACCTGGGCCTTTCCTCCCACCCCGCCCTGCTGGAAGCCAGTAAGGCGACAATAGACACCCACGGATTCGGTCTCTCGTCGGTACGTTTCATCTGCGGTACGCAAGACATCCACAAGGAGCTGGAGCGTAAAACGGCCGCCTTTTTGGGAATGGAAGATTGCATCCTCTACGCCGCCGCCTTCGACGCTAACGGTGGCCTCTTCGAACCCATCCTGACCAAGGAGGACGCCATCATCTCCGACGCACTGAACCACGCCTCCATCATCGACGGCATCCGTCTCTGCAAGGCTGCCCGCTACCGCTACGACCATAACGATATGGCTTCGCTGGAAGAGCAGCTGAAAGCCGCCAGTGGTGCTCGCCGCAAGCTCATCGTTACGGACGGTTCCTTCTCCATGGACGGCACCATCGCCCAACTCGATAAGATTTGTGACCTGGCCGATAATTACGGTGCCCTCGTCATGGTAGACGAATGCCACTCCACCGGTTTCATCGGGAAGACTGGCCGCGGCGTCCACGAATACTGCGACGTGATGGGCCGGGTGGACATCATCACCGGCACCTACGGCAAGGCGCTTGGCGGAGCTTCCGGTGGATTCACGGCGGCCCGAAAGGAAATTGTGGATATCCTTCGCCAACGGTCGCGCCCCTACCTCTTCTCCAACACCCTTGCTCCCAGCATCGTCGGTGCATCCATCAAAGCCATTGATATGCTCAGTGAGTCAACGGCGTTACGGGATAAACTGGCGGCCAACACCAAATACTTCCGCGAAGGCATGACAAAAGCCGGCTTCGACATCATTCCCGGCGACCACCCCATCGTCCCCGTCATGCTCTACGATGCGCCCCTCGCCCAGCAGTACGCCAGCCGGCTGCTGGAAGAAGGCATCTACGTGATCGGCTTTTTCTATCCAGTCGTACCGAAGGGGAAGGCCCGCATCCGCGTCCAACTCTCCGCCGCCCACGAGCAGGCGCATTTGGACCGGGCCATCGCGGCGTTCGTGAAGGTTGGGCAGGAGTTGTCGGTGTTGGCTTGA
- the rdgB gene encoding RdgB/HAM1 family non-canonical purine NTP pyrophosphatase, with amino-acid sequence MPLVFATNNPNKIAEIQNQLSEGYDFKSLKEIGCLEEIPETSGTIEGNARQKARYVKDNYGYDCFSEDTGLLIDALDDAPGVDTAHYAGPQRDATDNNQKVLQNLEDKAQRTARFKTVICLVRGDEEHFFEGICEGHIAAIPTGEDGFGYDPIFIPTEGDGRTFAQMNKTEKQAISHRGRAVRKLVEFLK; translated from the coding sequence ATGCCCCTGGTCTTCGCCACCAACAACCCCAACAAGATCGCCGAAATCCAAAACCAATTGTCGGAGGGCTACGATTTCAAATCGCTCAAGGAGATCGGCTGCCTCGAGGAGATTCCAGAAACCAGTGGCACCATCGAGGGGAATGCCCGCCAGAAGGCCCGCTACGTTAAGGACAACTACGGCTACGATTGTTTCTCCGAAGATACCGGCCTCCTCATCGATGCCCTGGACGATGCACCCGGCGTTGATACCGCCCACTACGCCGGTCCCCAGCGAGACGCTACGGACAACAACCAAAAAGTGCTGCAAAACCTGGAGGATAAAGCGCAGCGAACCGCCCGCTTCAAAACGGTGATCTGCCTCGTTCGGGGAGACGAAGAACACTTTTTTGAGGGTATTTGCGAAGGCCACATCGCCGCAATCCCTACCGGAGAGGACGGTTTTGGCTACGACCCGATCTTCATCCCCACGGAAGGCGACGGCCGCACCTTCGCCCAAATGAACAAGACGGAAAAGCAAGCCATCAGCCACCGAGGAAGAGCCGTAAGAAAGCTGGTAGAATTCCTGAAGTGA
- a CDS encoding metallophosphoesterase: MIGRLLVLLATLLALDVYAYQAVRSWVSPYSQGRRRLIKGVYLGITLIAYLLLALNIVEVTDSWGKEAKTLVRVFLFLSWLCKLPIVLVLLIDDLRRGAKWVGNKVSPVTKRDTSRSRFLAKAALIAGGVPLATLTYGIVRNAYRYRRFAVDVPIEGLPAGLDGVKIVQISDMHSGSWTKSEPLKDAVRLINEEEADIVCFTGDLVNEQAVEMAPFVDIFKEVKGKHGVYSVLGNHDYGDYHQWPSDAAKVENMETLYATHEKLGWDLLRDEHRKVEINGHKIAIMGVENWGSAFRFPRKADLPKATAGTNDCDCKILMSHDPTHWDAKIRPGYPDIDLTLSGHTHGFQFGVEIPGFRWSPAQYLYKQWAGLYREGKQYLYVNRGLGFLGYPGRVGILPEVTVLTLRSA, translated from the coding sequence ATGATCGGACGCCTTTTAGTTTTACTCGCCACCCTCCTTGCCCTTGACGTTTACGCCTACCAGGCCGTAAGAAGTTGGGTTTCCCCGTACAGTCAGGGGCGGCGCCGGCTCATCAAAGGGGTATACCTCGGGATCACCCTGATCGCCTACCTCCTACTGGCGCTCAACATCGTGGAGGTAACGGATAGCTGGGGGAAGGAAGCAAAAACGCTGGTGCGGGTCTTTCTTTTCCTGAGTTGGTTGTGTAAACTCCCCATCGTGCTCGTGCTGCTAATCGATGATCTGCGACGGGGCGCTAAATGGGTGGGCAACAAGGTCAGCCCCGTAACGAAGCGTGATACGAGCCGCAGCCGCTTCCTCGCCAAAGCCGCCCTGATTGCCGGTGGCGTTCCCCTCGCAACGCTTACCTACGGGATCGTCCGCAACGCCTACCGCTACCGCCGCTTTGCCGTGGACGTGCCGATTGAAGGCTTGCCCGCTGGGCTCGATGGCGTGAAAATCGTCCAAATCAGCGATATGCATTCGGGCTCCTGGACGAAGTCCGAACCTTTGAAAGACGCCGTACGCCTCATCAATGAAGAAGAAGCGGACATCGTCTGTTTTACCGGCGATCTCGTGAACGAGCAAGCCGTAGAGATGGCGCCCTTCGTGGATATCTTCAAGGAGGTCAAAGGAAAGCACGGCGTCTATTCCGTCTTGGGCAACCACGATTACGGCGATTACCACCAGTGGCCCAGCGATGCTGCGAAGGTGGAGAACATGGAAACGCTCTACGCAACCCACGAGAAATTAGGCTGGGATCTCCTGCGTGACGAGCACCGAAAGGTGGAAATTAACGGCCACAAGATTGCCATCATGGGCGTAGAAAACTGGGGCTCTGCTTTCCGCTTCCCTCGCAAAGCCGACCTGCCAAAAGCTACCGCCGGCACGAATGACTGTGATTGTAAGATCCTCATGAGCCACGACCCTACCCACTGGGACGCCAAGATCCGCCCCGGCTATCCGGACATTGATCTCACCCTCAGCGGCCACACCCACGGCTTTCAATTTGGCGTAGAAATCCCCGGCTTCCGCTGGAGTCCCGCTCAGTACCTGTACAAACAGTGGGCCGGCCTTTACCGGGAAGGCAAGCAGTACCTCTACGTGAATAGAGGTTTAGGCTTTTTGGGGTACCCCGGGCGGGTGGGGATTTTACCGGAGGTGACGGTGCTTACGCTGCGCTCCGCTTAG